In Chrysiogenia bacterium, one DNA window encodes the following:
- a CDS encoding alanine--tRNA ligase, whose product MSAKIPTAAEIRASFLDFFKEKQHTIVPSDNVGYTSRDGARIFTNAGMNQFVPIFLGERSADVDTWPGVLHKGLPTRAADTQKCIRAGGKHNDLEDVGLDTYHHTLFEMLGNWSFGDYFKKDAISWAWELVIERWKFPPTRVFATIYQPDKSKGDPAGRDQEAWDIWAEKFRSIGLDPDIHIVNGNKKDNFWMMGDTGPCGPCTEIHIDLTPGPRDLDEERQKAGAKLVNGSDASCIEIWNNVFIQYNATPEGTFEPLP is encoded by the coding sequence ATGTCCGCCAAGATCCCCACCGCCGCCGAAATCCGCGCATCCTTCCTCGACTTCTTCAAGGAGAAGCAGCACACCATCGTGCCCAGCGACAACGTCGGCTACACCAGCCGCGACGGCGCGCGCATCTTCACCAACGCGGGCATGAACCAGTTCGTGCCCATCTTCCTCGGCGAGCGCAGCGCGGACGTGGACACCTGGCCCGGTGTCCTTCACAAAGGCCTGCCCACCCGCGCGGCGGACACGCAGAAATGCATCCGCGCCGGCGGCAAGCACAACGACCTCGAGGACGTCGGCCTCGACACCTACCACCACACGCTCTTCGAGATGCTGGGGAACTGGTCCTTCGGCGACTACTTCAAAAAGGACGCCATCTCCTGGGCCTGGGAACTCGTCATCGAGCGCTGGAAATTCCCACCGACGCGTGTGTTCGCCACGATTTATCAGCCGGACAAATCGAAGGGCGATCCTGCTGGCCGCGACCAGGAGGCCTGGGACATCTGGGCGGAAAAGTTCCGCAGCATCGGCCTCGATCCCGACATCCACATCGTCAACGGCAACAAGAAGGACAACTTCTGGATGATGGGCGACACCGGCCCCTGCGGCCCGTGCACCGAGATTCACATCGACCTCACGCCCGGCCCGCGCGACCTCGACGAGGAGCGGCAGAAGGCCGGCGCGAAGCTCGTAAACGGCAGTGACGCGAGCTGCATCGAGATCTGGAACAACGTCTTCATCCAATACAACGCAACGCCCGAAGGCACCTTCGAGCCGCTTCCT
- a CDS encoding type II secretion system protein, with amino-acid sequence MELLVTIAILGVLATIGIGAMGGARQGAVDQKDKRNAQEIASVAAIASAAGASFVVPGDEKATIVNLKNGCSPSTGAFKGRVFKLPNLGEPEINGAMRFLALNDSELQYRLDGS; translated from the coding sequence ATGGAATTGCTCGTGACGATTGCCATTCTGGGAGTCTTGGCGACCATCGGGATCGGAGCCATGGGAGGCGCCCGGCAGGGAGCGGTGGATCAGAAGGACAAGCGCAACGCCCAGGAAATTGCCAGCGTGGCGGCCATCGCGAGCGCTGCCGGGGCGTCCTTCGTGGTGCCCGGCGATGAAAAAGCTACCATCGTGAATCTCAAGAACGGCTGCTCCCCGAGCACCGGGGCCTTCAAAGGCCGGGTCTTCAAGCTGCCCAACCTCGGCGAACCCGAGATCAACGGCGCGATGCGCTTTCTGGCCCTCAACGACTCCGAACTGCAGTACCGGCTGGACGGCAGCTAG